From the genome of Acidaminococcus sp.:
ATGGAAAACAGGCACTACCTCGGAGACGATTTTTACCCGGCTATCATCGATCAGGAGACCTTTGATGAAGCTGCTGCCATCCGTCTGGAACGTGCCGGGAAACTCGGCAGGTTGAACAGGAAAAAAAACTCAAAACCTACAGCGTCTCCGACCGGCTTTCGTATGGCAGCGGCAGAGCAACATTATGAAGATCCGAGGCTGCAGGCAGAATACCTCTACAGCCTCATTGAAAGCGAGGTAAGCTAATGGGAAATGTTATGGTGATTCCGGCCAGACGGCAGGTCGGAAATACAGTAAAACAATCAGCTCTGAAAAAGCTCCGTGTTGCAGCCTACTGCCGCGTCAGCACGGATTCAGAAGAACAGGAAACAAGCTACGAGGCTCAGGTCACACACTACACCGAGTACATTCAAAAGAATTCGGAATGGGAGCTGGCGGGCATATTTGCAGACGACGGTATCTCCGGCACCAACACAAAAAAGCGTGACGAATTCAACCGAATGATCGACGAGTGCATGGCCGGTAACATCGACATGGTCATCACCAAATCCATCAGCCGATTTGCCCGAAACACTCTTGACTGCCTCCAATACATCCGGCAGCTGAAAGACAAGAACATACCAGTTTATTTTGAGAAGGAAGCCATCAACACACTGGACGCTAAAGGCGAGGTGCTGATCACGATCATGGCGAGCCTTGCCCAGCAGGAAAGCCAGTCAATGAGCCAGAACATCAAGCTGGGACTTCAATACCGCTACCAGCAAGGTAAGGTTCAGGTTAATCACAATCGCTTCCTCGGATACACAAAGGATGACAACGGGCACCTGATCATTGATCCGGAGCAGGCAGAAATCGTAAAGCGCATCTACCGAGAATACCTTGAAGGCTCCAGCATGGATAAGATCGCCGACGGGCTTATGGCTGATGGCATCCTTACCGGCGCTGGCAAGACAAAATGGCACACCAGCACCATCAACAAGATTCTCCGCAACGAGAAGTACATGGGCGACGCGCTGCTTCAAAAGACCTATACCACAGACTTCTTAACAAAAAAGCGGATCAAGAACAACGGCACCGTCCCTCAATACTACGTCGAGGGCGACCACGAAGCGATCATTCCGAAGGAGCTCTTTATGCAGGTGCAGGCAGAGCTTGTCCGCCGCCGGGTAGTCCACGTCAGCCCGACAGGCAAGAAACGCAGCTTCTCCTGCAATCACTGTTTTGCACAGATGGTTTTCTGCGGAGACTGCGGTGAGCTTTACAGGCGCGTTCACTGGAACAACCACGGCTGCAAATCCATCGTCTGGCGCTGCATCAGCCGTCTGGAACCGACCTCGGCTGAAAAGAACTGCACCAACCGGACGGTGAACGAGCTCCTGCTGCAGGAAATTACGGTCAAGGCCTTCAATCAGCTTCTCACCGAACGCGACGTGTTTCTTAAAACCTTACAGCAGAACATCGCCAAGGCTGTGGTCAACGCTGACACCCTCTCACCGGACGGCATTCAGAGCAGGCTCTTGGAACTGCAAAAGGAGCTCATCAAGAAGGCAAACAATAAACAGGACTACGATGCCATCGCTGATGAGATTTTCCGGCTCCGTGACCAGAAAGAACAATCAGAGCTTGACAGCCACCACCGGGAAGAAGCCATGAACCGGATCAAGGAGCTGCAGGACTTCATCTCCGAGCAGGAAACCGACATAACAGAGTTTGATGAGGCTCTGGTCAAAAAACTCATCGAGAAGATCACCGTCTTCGCCGACCACTTCACCGTGGAATTCAAGCCCAGCATCACAATCGATATCGAAGCGTAAAAAGGCTCCTCGCCACTGAACCCAATCAGTAGTGAGGAGCCTTATCCTTTTTTGCTTACAATAGTTTCTCTACATCCTTTGCCTTCAGCACTTTTCCTGCAGAAACAATTTTGTCATCAATCATAAGAGCGGGCATGCTCATCACCCCATATCCCATGATTTTTTCCATATCGGTGATGTACTCGATTTCAGCATGAATCCCCTTGTTTGCTACCGCCTCTTTTACTGACTTCAAAAGTGCCTCACAACTTTTGCAGCCACCGCCTAAAACCTTAATATTCATTTTACTTATCCTCCTGTTCGAAAAAGTTATAAAAACTCTTTTAATTATAACCGTAAATCACTGTGCTATATACTCTTTCAGCTCTACAATTTTCGTATGGATCTTCCGAATCGTTTCGATAAAAACTTCATCACTTGCTCCCGTTGGATCATCCAAGCCCCAATCAAATCTCTCCCTGCAAGGGAGAAATGGGCATTTAACATTGCATCCCATCGTAATAACAAAATCTACGGGTGGGATATCTGACAGAACCTTGCTGTGCTGCGTTTTTTCCATGTCAATGCCATAGATTTGCTTCATCAGGCGTACTGCATCCTGATTGATCTGAGGTTTTGTTTCTGTTCCGGCAGAGTAGCTCTCAAATACATCAGACGCAAGATATTTTCCTAATGCTTCGGCTATCTGGCTGCGACACGAGTTATGAACACAGATAAATGCTACTTTCGGTTTGTTCATTGAATTTTTCTCCTTACACCAGCAAGTACGCTATGGCATTGAAGCCGTATCCGACAATGATGATACCCACTGTGCAGATGGCTATAAATGTTCCAAGCAGCTTGGGCTTAATCGCTTTCTTCAGCATGATAAGAGACGGAAGGCTGAGCGTGGTAACCGCCATCATAAAGCTGAGAATCGTACCGAGCAATGCTCCCTTTGCCAAAAGTGCCTCGGCAATCGGAATCGTGCCGAAAATGTCTGCGTACATGGGTATGCCGACAAGCGTGGCGAGTATCACACCGAACGGATTATTGTCGCCGAGAACGGTTTCCACCCAGCCTTCGGGAATCCAGTTATGGATCACCGCGCCGATAGCCACGCCGATAAGGATATAAGGGAACACTTTCTTAAAGGTGGATGCAACCTGATCTCTGGAATAGAGCAGCCGATCCTTTACGGTAAGATTTGGAGACTCTATATCCACCTTGCTATTATTATTGCGGATAAAATCAGCAATCTGATCTTCCATGTGAAGGTTTTCTATCAATGTCCCGCCAAGAACCGCAATGACAAGACCCAGCACCACATAGGTCACGGCAATCTTCACGCCAAAGATACTGGTGAGAAGCACAAGACTCCCCAAATCCACCATTGGCGATGAAATGAGAAATGAAAATGTCACCCCAAGCGGAAGCCCTGCGCTCGTAAAGCCCATGAAGATCGGAATGGAGGAACAAGAGCAGAAAGGTGTCACCGTCCCAAGCAGAGCGCCTATTATATTTGCTCCTATTCCATGAAATCTTCCCATGATCTTCCTGCTCCGCTCCGGAGGAAAGAAACTCTGAATGTAAGAAATCAGAAAGATCAACACACAAAGCAATACTGTTATTTTAATTGTGTCATAGATGAGGAACTGTATGCTTCCGCCAATCCGACTATCCGTATCAAGTCCGGCTGTAAGCAGCAGTTTTCCAATTATGGTGTTCAGCCACCTCATCCCAAGGATCTGATCCTGAATAAAAGTCCACATTATGCAAAACTCCCTTTCGTTTTATTTGCTATCCGCACTAGCAGGAGCATGACGGGTACCTCCGTCAGAACGCCTACAGTGGTGGCGAGAGCTGCAGGGCTCGTCGTACCAAATAGTGCGATCGCCACAGCTACCGCAAGTTCAAAGAAATTTGATGCACCGATCATCCCGGCAGGAGCCGCAATATCATACGGTAATTTCAGCAGCTTGCTTGCTCCGTAAGCGATAAAGAAGATCAAAAATGTCTGAATGGTCAGCGGCACCGCAATCAGCACAATATGAAGCGGATTAGACAGAATCACCTCTGCCTGTGAACTGAAAATAATAACCAGCGTCAGCAACAGACCTATTGTTGTGGCATTGTCGAACTTATGGACAAACGTGCTCTCAAAGTAATCCGCACCTCTTTGCTTCGTGACTGTTATCCTCGTGAGGATGCCGCCCACAAGCGGAATCACAACGAACAGAAAAATGCTGACGAACAGAGTGCTGTAGGGAACAACCACATCGGAAACACCTAAAAGGAATTTTACAATCGGAACAAATGCCACCAGAATAATAAGGTCATTGGTGGCCACCTGAACAACCGTATAAGCAGGGTTTCCATTTGTAAGCGTACTCCATACAAACACCATCGCTGTACACGGAGCAGCTCCTAAAAGCACAGCTCCGGCAAGGTACTCCGTTGCCAATCCCGGAGATATGAAGGTCTTGAATACGACACACAAAAACAGGTACGCAATACCGTACATGGTGAACGGCTTGATCAACCAGTTCGTCACCCATGTGACCAGAAGTCCCTTTGGATTCTTTCCAATCTGTTTGACGCTCTGAAAATCTACTTTCATCATCATAGGGTAGATCATGACCCAGATGAGAACAGCGATAGGAATCGAAATTCCGGAAATCTGAAATCGACCGAGCGTATCAGGAATAGCCGGGATAAAATGCCCAATCAGTACTCCAATGGCCATGCAGAGCAGTACCCACACAGAAAGATAACGCTGAAATGTATTTATGCCTTTGCTTTGATTGCTCATGACTTCGCCTCCATTAGTTTTATATATTGAAATGCATCTATGTTTATGGCCTTTATATAGGCAATCCCAAGGGACTGCCTATGTTAATGAAAGATATTGATTATTCCTTTTTCTTGCATCCGCAGGATACGCTCTCGTCCGTTTCGCAGTCACATCTTGCGTAGGAACCGATCATGTCCCGGAACTCCCTGACCCCGTCTGCGGAGATGGAGTAATGCATCCATTTTCCCTCTTTGTAGTAATCTACAAGTCCGCTGTCCGCAAGGATCTTCATGTGATGCGAAAGAGTCGGCTGTGTGATATTCAGTTCCTCCAGCAGATCACATCCGCACTTCTCCCCATGCTGGAGAGCAAGCATGATCGCAAGGCGGTTCTCATCTGTGAGTGCCTTTATTTTTTTGACGTCTTCTCTGAATCCCATGATTTTCACCTCCGAGAGATGTACATATTATATCACACACATTTACAGTTGTCAATGTATGAATATAATATTGTTTCAAAAAACTCCCCGACTCTGATGGCAGTGTGGGAGCCTTTTTTCCGACATCTATCTCACAGCCACAACTACCCAACATCTAACTCGGCAACTCAACATAGTGACATCTATCGTGGCAACTCAACTCTAACACTTTTTGACCCAGATTGCCCTTCGATAAGTTACCGAGAAGCGTTTTGGCTGCCCAATGCCAAATTTGCCCGAGTGTCCGAAAGCCGCAGTATTAGCGGGCTTTCGCGGCTATTTTCCTTCGACCCTTGACATCAAACATACCATCTCAACGTGGGACGTTTTGGAAAACAGGATCATAGATAAGATAAAAAAGCAAGGAAAAACAAGGAAAGGAAATGATCAAGATGGTGAAAAAGAAATGGTTGAAGGCAGCAGCAATCCTGATGGCATGCGGTGCCCTGCTCATGGCAGGCTGCGGCGGAGGCGGCGATAAGAAAGAGGCGTCTTCTTCCGGCGGCAAGAAAATTTCGGGTAACTTGATGGTTTATACTTCCATGTATCCTGATGTCATCAATTCCCGTGTAAAACCGACCGTTCAAAAGGCATTCCCTGATCTTAAGGTGAGCTGGTTCCAGGGCGGCACGGAAAAAATCAAGACCAAGATCGGCGGTGAAATCAAAGCCGATAAAATCAGTGATGATGTGCTGATGGTGGCAGATCCGTCCTACTACATCTATTTGAAAGAAAAAGGACTGCTTCTCAATTACAAGTCTCCGGAAACGAAACATCATATCATGGAAGTGGATAAGGATGGGGCATGGGCTTCTGTCCGCGTCTGCAATATGATTATCGCTTACAACAAAGACAAACTTGCTAAAGAAGATGTTCCGACCAGCTGGGAAGATTTGACGAATCCGAAATATAAAGGCCGTATCGCTATGCCGAACCCTCTGCTTTCCGGTACTGCTTACGTAGCTGTGGGCGCGCTTGCTGATAAATTCGGCTGGGAATATTTTGATCGCCTGAAAGCCAACGGTATCCGCGTGGAAGAAGGCAACAGCGCGATTCAGAACAAGCTGCTGACCGGTGAATACATGGCGGCCATTATTCTGGAAGAAAACGTACTGAAACTGCAGCAGACCAAGAAGGAACCGCTCGAAGTGGTTTATCCGAAGGAAGGCTGCATCCTGATTTCTTCTCCTATCGGTATCTTCAAGACCACGAAGAACCCGGAAGGTGCTAAGGCTCTGGAAGATTGGTGGCTGAGCCAGGATGGTCAGAAAGCCGTAACGTCCGGCTGGATGTACTCCGTACGTGACGACGTCGATAAACCGGCAGGTTCCAAGCATACGCTGAAGGAACTCCTGAAGACGGCTCTCAAGGTCGACTGGGAGAAGCTGACCAAAGAAGAAGCGA
Proteins encoded in this window:
- a CDS encoding recombinase family protein, with the protein product MGHTPYGYSIENGCATINKDEADKIRKLYENYISGMALAKAAAAAGIETYHGTAKRLMENRHYLGDDFYPAIIDQETFDEAAAIRLERAGKLGRLNRKKNSKPTASPTGFRMAAAEQHYEDPRLQAEYLYSLIESEVS
- a CDS encoding arsenate reductase ArsC, whose translation is MNKPKVAFICVHNSCRSQIAEALGKYLASDVFESYSAGTETKPQINQDAVRLMKQIYGIDMEKTQHSKVLSDIPPVDFVITMGCNVKCPFLPCRERFDWGLDDPTGASDEVFIETIRKIHTKIVELKEYIAQ
- a CDS encoding ABC transporter substrate-binding protein, encoding MIKMVKKKWLKAAAILMACGALLMAGCGGGGDKKEASSSGGKKISGNLMVYTSMYPDVINSRVKPTVQKAFPDLKVSWFQGGTEKIKTKIGGEIKADKISDDVLMVADPSYYIYLKEKGLLLNYKSPETKHHIMEVDKDGAWASVRVCNMIIAYNKDKLAKEDVPTSWEDLTNPKYKGRIAMPNPLLSGTAYVAVGALADKFGWEYFDRLKANGIRVEEGNSAIQNKLLTGEYMAAIILEENVLKLQQTKKEPLEVVYPKEGCILISSPIGIFKTTKNPEGAKALEDWWLSQDGQKAVTSGWMYSVRDDVDKPAGSKHTLKELLKTALKVDWEKLTKEEAKIKEEFRTRVLDK
- a CDS encoding thioredoxin family protein — protein: MNIKVLGGGCKSCEALLKSVKEAVANKGIHAEIEYITDMEKIMGYGVMSMPALMIDDKIVSAGKVLKAKDVEKLL
- a CDS encoding permease; this encodes MRWLNTIIGKLLLTAGLDTDSRIGGSIQFLIYDTIKITVLLCVLIFLISYIQSFFPPERSRKIMGRFHGIGANIIGALLGTVTPFCSCSSIPIFMGFTSAGLPLGVTFSFLISSPMVDLGSLVLLTSIFGVKIAVTYVVLGLVIAVLGGTLIENLHMEDQIADFIRNNNSKVDIESPNLTVKDRLLYSRDQVASTFKKVFPYILIGVAIGAVIHNWIPEGWVETVLGDNNPFGVILATLVGIPMYADIFGTIPIAEALLAKGALLGTILSFMMAVTTLSLPSLIMLKKAIKPKLLGTFIAICTVGIIIVGYGFNAIAYLLV
- a CDS encoding recombinase family protein, with translation MGNVMVIPARRQVGNTVKQSALKKLRVAAYCRVSTDSEEQETSYEAQVTHYTEYIQKNSEWELAGIFADDGISGTNTKKRDEFNRMIDECMAGNIDMVITKSISRFARNTLDCLQYIRQLKDKNIPVYFEKEAINTLDAKGEVLITIMASLAQQESQSMSQNIKLGLQYRYQQGKVQVNHNRFLGYTKDDNGHLIIDPEQAEIVKRIYREYLEGSSMDKIADGLMADGILTGAGKTKWHTSTINKILRNEKYMGDALLQKTYTTDFLTKKRIKNNGTVPQYYVEGDHEAIIPKELFMQVQAELVRRRVVHVSPTGKKRSFSCNHCFAQMVFCGDCGELYRRVHWNNHGCKSIVWRCISRLEPTSAEKNCTNRTVNELLLQEITVKAFNQLLTERDVFLKTLQQNIAKAVVNADTLSPDGIQSRLLELQKELIKKANNKQDYDAIADEIFRLRDQKEQSELDSHHREEAMNRIKELQDFISEQETDITEFDEALVKKLIEKITVFADHFTVEFKPSITIDIEA
- the arsB gene encoding ACR3 family arsenite efflux transporter, whose product is MSNQSKGINTFQRYLSVWVLLCMAIGVLIGHFIPAIPDTLGRFQISGISIPIAVLIWVMIYPMMMKVDFQSVKQIGKNPKGLLVTWVTNWLIKPFTMYGIAYLFLCVVFKTFISPGLATEYLAGAVLLGAAPCTAMVFVWSTLTNGNPAYTVVQVATNDLIILVAFVPIVKFLLGVSDVVVPYSTLFVSIFLFVVIPLVGGILTRITVTKQRGADYFESTFVHKFDNATTIGLLLTLVIIFSSQAEVILSNPLHIVLIAVPLTIQTFLIFFIAYGASKLLKLPYDIAAPAGMIGASNFFELAVAVAIALFGTTSPAALATTVGVLTEVPVMLLLVRIANKTKGSFA
- a CDS encoding metalloregulator ArsR/SmtB family transcription factor, translated to MGFREDVKKIKALTDENRLAIMLALQHGEKCGCDLLEELNITQPTLSHHMKILADSGLVDYYKEGKWMHYSISADGVREFRDMIGSYARCDCETDESVSCGCKKKE